CGGACGGCCCGCGCAGCGCCATCGCCGACATCGACCTCGACCGCATCCGCCAGGACCGCCTTCGCCAGGGCACGTTCGACGACAACCGCCGCGCGGTCGCACCGGCGACGAGTCCGATGCGCACGGTGGCGTTCACGGTCGATCCGCCGGCATCCGACATCGGCCTGCGTCGCCCGCTCGACCGCTTCCCCTTCGTGCCCGACGACCCGGCACGACTCGACCAGGACTGCTACGAGGCGTTCAACATCCAGGTGTCCGCGCTCGAGCAGCGGATGCGCGCGATCGGGTCGCCGAAGCCCGTGATCGGCGTCTCCGGCGGCCTCGATTCGACGCACGCCCTCCTCGTCGTCGCGCGGGCGATGGACCGGATGGGGCGAGCGCGCAGCGACATCCTCGCCTACACGATGCCCGGCTTCGCCACGAGCGATCACACGAAGTCGAACGCCATCGCCCTCGCCGAGGCCATCGGCGCCTCCATCGAGACGATCGACATCCGGCCGATGGCCACCGAGCTGCTGACGGGCATCGGACACCCCTTCGCGAACGGCGAGCCCGTGTACGACGTGACGTTCGAGAACGTGCAGGCCGGGGCGCGCACCGACTTCCTGTTCCGCCTCGCGAATCAGAACGGCGGCCTCGTCGTGGGCACCTCCGACCTGTCGGAGCTCGCCCTGGGGTGGGCGACCTACGGCGTGGGCGACCAGATGAGCCACTACGCGGTGAACGCCGGGGTGCCCAAGACGCTCATCCAGCACCTCATCCGATGGGTCATCGCCCACGCCGGCGACGACGGCATGAGCCTGTCGCCGGCGGCGAAGGACGTGCTGCAGGCGGTGCTGGACACCGAGATCAGCCCCGAGCTGGTGCCCGCGGGCCAGGACGGCAAGGTCCAATCGACCGAGGACACCATCGGCCCCTATGCGCTGCACGATTTCGCGCTGTTCCACGTGCTGCGTTACGGCTTGCGCCCGTCGAAGATCGTCTTCCTCGCAGAGCACGCCTGGCGCGATGCGGATGCCGGTGCATGGCCGCCGGGCTTCCCGGCATCCGACCGCTACGGTTACGACCGCGAGACGATCGTGCGCTGGCTGCGGGTGTTCCTGACGCGCTACTTCGGCTTCGCGCAGTTCAAGCGCACCGCGATTCCCAACGGCCCGAAGGTGCTGGCGTCGGGTTCGCTCTCACCGCGCGGCGACTGGCGTGCTCCCAGCGACGGGAACGCCGCGGTGTGGCTGGCCGAGCTCGACCGCGCCTTCCCTGCCGCCTGAGTGCCCGCGGGAACTCACGCCGCGGGGAGCGTCCCGATCGCGATCGTGATCACCCAGCTGTCGCGTGAGGCGTCGACGAGCGTGTACTTCATGTTGCGGTCCGGGATCCAGCCCTTGAGCCGGCCCATGTCCAACCGCACGTTCTCGGGTGCGACGCGCACCCCGCGACCGTCAGCTTCGAGCACCGCCTGAACCCGGACCCAGTGCTGGAGCAGGTCGGGGATGTTGTTCGGATCGAACAGGTGCGAGTGCTTCTGCATGAGACGGATGTCGGCCGGCTCCGGGGTCATGTCGCGGATGTCGATGCCCAGCGGCAGACCCGGGTCGCAGATGGCGACGACCGTGGCGGCGCGGAAGCTCGCCGTGACGATAGCGATCGGCAGGTCCTCGCCGTCCCGCGAGGCGATCAACCGCGTGTGGTAGCCGAAGCCGCGCGGCGCCTCACGCTCGATACGGATGTCGTTCATGTCGCAGCCGAGGCGTGCGGCGATGAGCTCCTTGGCGAGAAGACGGCGACGATCGTGGACGGTCGTGGCCGGGTCCCAGCCGAGTCGCGCGGCAACCGAGGGCGGAGTGTCGAGCAGAACCGAAGTGAGTGTCATGGCGTCCCTTTCATCGCGCGTCCCGCCGCGTGGATGCACCGGCGGGATGCCGCGTGCTCCCATCCTGGCCCAGGATGACACGTCGCGGTCGCCGAATGCGACGTGAGAAAGGCCGCGGACAGCTGACCGTGAACAAAGTCACAGTGAGTCGATAGGGTCGACTTACCGCCGCCGCGCCCGCCGTCCCTCGGACGGGGCCGCGCGACGTCCCGAGACGACGAAGGAAGAGCAGATGTCGACACCCCCGCCCACGAATCCTCAGGATCCGGACGGCTCGGCCGCCGACGGGCCGGACGCGGTCACCCCCGACGCCGTCGACTCCGCTGCGACCGAGGTCTCGCTTCCCACGGCCCCGCCTGTCCCGCCCGCGCCCACCGGCGGATACGGAGACGCGTACGTCGCGCCGACGGCGCCTCCGCTGCCGCCGGAGCCCGGGCAGCCCACCGCGCCCAACGGTGCACCCACCGTCCCCTATGGCGCACCCACGGTCGCCTACGGCGCACCCACGCCTTCGTCTGTCGCCCCCTCGGGACCGCCGACGCCCGACACGCGGTCGAAGGCCATCGCGTGGACGGCACTCGGGCTCGCCGCCGGAGGCACGCTGCTCAGCATCATCGGCATCGTGCCGGTGCCCTGGGTGGGCCTGGTGGCCGTCCTGATCGGCGGCCTGCTGCTGCTGGCGGGCTTCGTCTTCTCCATCGTCGGGCTCGCCGGAAAGCGCTACGGCGGAAAGCCCCTCAGCATCACGGCTCTCGTGCTGTCGCTGGTGGGCGCGACGATCGGCTCGTTCGCGCTCATCTGGTCGATCATCCTCGTCGGTGTCTCGTCGGCGGGCTCGTCGATCAGCGAGATGATGAGCACCCCCTCGCCCGTGCCTTCCGTCGAGGTCGACTCCGGCGGCATCCTGCCCGGAGAGGGCGACGGTTCCGCGCCGGCCACGGAGTCGGCCGCGCAGCAGGAGTTCATCGCCGATGTCCGCCCGAAGGTCAACCAGATCCTCGGAGAGGTCGATCCGACGGCGACGCCGGAGATCATCGAGCAGGTCCTCCCCGACGAATCGCTGATCCTCATCGGCGAGACGCTGCTCACGACCGGTGAGGCGGGAATCGACGAGCTCGTGCAGCAGACGATCACCAGCGTCGGAGCCGACGAGAGCTCCGCCGACATGCTGCGAACCCTCTACGGTGAGATCCTGACCTCTGCCCGCACCTACCTGCAGTAGGTCACCGCGCGCGTTCGACGCCGAGGGCCCGAGCGGCATCCTGATGGATGACGCTCGGGCCCTCCGGCGTCGATGCGACCAGCAGCTGGGCCGGCAGCTGCTCCTTCATCGCCTCGACGTGGCTGATGACACCGACGGTACGCCCGCCCGCGCGCAGGTCGTCGAGAGTCCGCAGCGCGAGTTCGAGTGTCTCGGGGTCGAGCGATCCGAAGCCTTCGTCGACGAAGAGCGTGTCCAGACGGATGCCGCCGGCCCGGGCCGTGACGACCTCTCCAAGACCGAGCGCGAGGGCGAGCGAGGCGAGAAAGGTCTCGCCGCCGGACAGCGACTGCGGCGGACGCCGCCGGCCGGTGTGCGCGTCGAGCACGTCGAGGCCCAGGCCCGACGCGCGCCCGCGCGCGGCACGGGCGTCGGAGTGGTGCAGGGTGTAGCGTCCCGACGACATCTCCGCCAGACGCACGTTGGCAGCCGCGACGATCTCCTCCAGTTCGGCGGCCAGCACGAAGGTCTCGAGGTCCATCCGCATCGTGTTCGGCGCCCGCCCGGCCACACTGTCGGCCAGACGGATCACGGCGGCGGCCTCGTCGGCGCTCTCCTGCACCTCCGCCAGGGCACGGTCGACCTGCTGCAGCAGATCCTGGAGCGCCTCGGCCGTGCGGACGGCGCCGGCGTGGGCGGAGATCGCATCGGTGCGCGCGGCATCGGCGAGCTCGACGGCATCGCGAGAAACGTCGACGTCGTGGGCCGAGGGGTCATCGCCGCCGGCGTCGAGTTCGAGTTCGAGAAGTCGAGAGCGCGTCGCCGACAGCTGCGCCGCGTGGTCGGCGATCGCGATGTCGATCCCCTCGATCTCCTCGTCGGAGATGAGCGCCGCCCGGGCCGCGTCGAGATCGTCGAAACCGGAGGCCGCGAGCAGCGCGTCGAGTTCCTGTCGGGCGTCGAGGTGCGCACGAGCACGCTCATCACGTGCGGCATCAGCCACGACGACCGCGCGCGCCCGATCGCGCTCCTCGGCGACGGCGTCGATTCTCGCCGCCACCGTCGCGAACGACCCGCGCGCCGCGGTGACGACCGCGTCGAGGCGGGAGATGTCGGACTCGGCCGCGCGGGCACGCTCGCGCGCCGTCGCGAGGTGTTCGACGCACGCCGCGCGCCGCTCGTCGTCGGCCGCGGCGGCCTGCTCGGCACGCGCGCGGCGCTGTGAGAGGCCGGCGAGTTCCGCGGCCGCACGCTCGGCCTCGGCCTGCGCCGCGGACGTGGCGGCGAGCCTCTCCTCGGCCTCGGCTCCGTCGAGGCCGCCGGCGGCGATACGGGCCGCAGCGATAGCTTCCCGTGCGAGGCCGGCACGCTCGCGCGCGTCGGCCTCGGCGACGGACGCCTCGTCTCGCGCGCGCTCGGCCGCCACCAGCAGGTCATCGGTGACGGGCTCGTCGGCGGGCGGCGAGGGGTGGGGATGCTCGGTGGAGCCACAGACCGGGCACGGCTCCCCGGGAACGAGCGCGGCCGCAAGCTCCGCAGCGACGCCGGCGACACGTCGACGCAGCAGCGCACCGAGCGCAGCCGAGGCGGCCTCGGAGTCCGTCAGCGCGGTCGCGTACGCAGCCTCGGCCGCGGCGAGCGCGGCCGCGAGGTCGTCGGCACGATGGGCCGCAGCGACGACCTCGCGCAGACGCAGGTGCTCGGCACGCAGATCGTCGAGACGCGCCGCGGCGACCGACACGGCGGCGATCTCGGCGTCGATCTGGGCACGCTCGGCGGGACGGGCGGCGCGGCGGTCATCGATGTCCGCGAGGTCGTGCTCGCGCGCCGCGATCGCGGCGATCGCAGCCTCGTGCTCGACCCGACGCGCGACGAGGTCCCGCTCCTGAGCGGCTGCGATCTCCCACCGGGCGAGATCACCGGTGAGCTGCTCGACCGCGCGAGCGGCGTCGGCTGAAGCGTCCGTGCGGCCCGCACGCCACCGATCCCGAGCCGTGTCGGCGTCGTGCGCCGCCGCCGCCGCAGCGCGCTCGGCACGCTCGAGAGAGTCGAGAGGGGCGCGCAGCACCGCGGCGGCACGCCCGCCATCCAGCCGGCGGCGCGCACGTGCGATCTCGTCGGCGCGGGCCTCGAGTTCACCGAGGCGGTGGCGCAGCGTCTGTCGCTCCTGCGCGCGCGCCGCGGCGGCCACGACCGCGGCGTGCGCGGCGGCCGCGGCGGCGAAACGCTCTTCGGTCGCCGTGCGCGCGAACTCCGCCTGTTCGACGCGGTACCGCGCGCGGCGGTGCGCCCGCGCGAGATCCTCGCGACGGGTCGCCACGGGCGCCGGCGCGGGATCCGCGCGCCGCGGGTCGGGGTGCGCTGCAAGCTCTGATCCGCCCGCGTGCTCGTCGGCGAGGTCGTCGGCGCCGTCCTGCGCCTCGCGGGTGTCGAGATCGTGAGCTCGGGCCAGCCTCTCGCCCTCCTCGACGAGCGTGCGCACACGCGAGTCGACCGCGGCCAGAGCCGTCTCCGCCTCTCGGCGCCGGCTATCGAGCTCATCACGGTACTGCTCGAATCGACGCGTACCGAAGAGCGTGCGCAGCAGGCCCTGGCGCTCCTCACCGGAGGCGAGCAGAAACCGCGAGAACTTGTTCTGCGCCAGAAGGATCACCTGCTGGAACTGCTGCGCGTTCAGACCGAGGATCTCGCCGAGAGCCTCGCCGACCGTGCGCGGTTTCGCCGCGCGCCCGACCCATCTTCCCTCGACCAGCTCCTCCAGCTCCGCCCGCGGCGGCTCCGTCGTCAATCCGCCCCCGCGCTTGGCGGGGCGGTCGTATTCCGGCGCCCGCGTCACGCGCCAGCGTCGCGCGCCGACGGTGAACTCCAATCGCACCTCGGTCGGGTCGGAGAGATCCGCGTGGTCGCTGCGCAGACGCTTCTCCCCGCCGTCATAGCGAGGCACGCTGCCATACAGGGCGAAGCTGACCCCGTCGAGAATGCTCGATTTGCCGGTGCCGGTGCGCCCGGAGATCAGGAAGAGTCCGTCGGCATCGAACGCGTCGAAGTCGACGACCTGCGTGTCACGGAAGGGCCCGAAGCCGGTGAGCTCCAAACGGTGGAGCTTCATGCCAACGCCTCGACGACGACGCGCTCCTCGAGGACGTCACGCAGCACCTCGCGCTCTCGCTCCGTCAGCCCCTCGCCGTCACGCACATGTGACAGGAACGCATCGAACAGCTCGAGGTCGCTGCGTGCGGCCCGGACACGATCGGTGTAGCCCCGCCCATCGCTGTGGCGTGCGACGTCCGGCACGTGCACGACCTTTGCGCAGTGCGGAAAGCGCTGCTGCAGCCGACGCAGCGGATCGCGCACCGGAAGATCATCGGTGTACTCGACGCTGACCCATGCGTCGCGGGCGTCGTCGGAGCCGGGGTCGGCCAAGATCTCCTCGAAGGGTCCGCGCAGGGTGACGAGGCGTCGAGGCACCGGCAGCTCGAGCCAGACCGCCGCGGCGGCTCCCTCGGCATCCAGATCGAGGAGCCACGACCCGCGGGGCTTGTGCCCTTCACCGAAGCTGTAGTGCAGCGGCGCACCGGCGTAGCGCACATGCGCCGCGAGCTTCTGACGGCCGTGGATGTGCCCGAGGGCGACGTAGTCGACACCGTCGAAGGCCGACAGCGGGACGACGTCGAGTCCGCCCTGCTGGATGTCGCGCTCGAGGTGGGGAGTCGGCTCCACGCCGGCGGCGAAGCAGTGCGCGATCGCCACCGTCCGTCCCCCACGGGAGGCATGATCAGCGCGGACGAGGTCCATCGCGCGGCCGACCGCATCGGCCTGCGTACGCACCCCGGGCCACACTGCACGCACGAGGGCGGGTTCGAGGAAGGGGATGCCGTAGAAGTGCACCGGCCCGTGCTCGTCCGACACGGTGATCGGCTCGCCGATCGCCGTCGGGTCGGTGCGCACGTGGATGCCGTCGCGCAGCAGAGCCGCCTGGAAGCCGAGCCGCGCCGCGGAGTCGTGATTGCCGCTGGTCACGATCACCTGCGCACCGGTATCGGCGAGGGCCCGCAGCGTCTCGGACAGCAGCGTGTAGCAGGCGGCCGCGGGCGTCGCGGAATCGAAGACGTCGCCCGCCACGACGACCACGTCGACCGCGTGGGCGCGGACCTGATCGGTGAGCGTCTCGAGCACGCCACTGAGCGCCTCGAGCGTCGAATGACCGTGGAAGGTCCGCCCGATGTGCCAGTCGGAGGTATGCAGGATGCGCATGGCACCACGCTAAGCGCAGCCGCCGACATCGCGGGGAAGGCCCGCGGGCCGGCTCAGTCCTGGGCGGCTCTGCGCCGTGCGCCGAGGTCGATGACTCCAATCAGCAGTGCGATGCCCAGGAAGACGCCGACGGCCACCATTCCGTACGCGTATGCGTCGTGGAAGACCGCGAGGGAGTCTGTCGCGCCGTCCTTCTCGCGGTAGACCGTCGAGTAGAAGAGCGAAAGCCCGATCGCGGTGCCCACCGCCGTCCCGACGCGCTGGCCCAGCTGGCCGACCGAGCCGGCGAGCCCTCCCTCGCGCGTGGGGATCTCGGCGAGCGTGAGCGTCTGGTTCGGTGCGACCACGAGGCCGGCGCCGGCGCCGGCGAGGACCATGACCCCCGCCATCGCGTACTCCACGACACCGGCCGGCACCGTGTACGCGACGACGGCGAGCGCGACGACGCTGACGAGCACCACGATCAGTCCGCCCACCACGAGCGGGCGGCCGAGTTTGCCGACGAGCGAGCCGCCGAACCACGCGGTGATGGCGCTGGCCACGGCGAAGCCGATGGAGACCATCCCGGCGAAGACGGGTTCGGTGCCGATGCCGATCTGCAGGAAAAGCGTGGTCAGCAGGAACATCGCCGGGATCGCGGTGAAGTAGGTGGTGACGACGAGGGTGCCGTTGCGGAACGACGAGATCGAGAAGAGGGAGAACGGCACGAGAGGTGAACGACCGGATGCCGCGTACCGCCGCTCCCACCACGTGAACGCGGTCACGAAGACGACGAAGAGCACGAGGCTCCACCACCGGCGGGGATCGTCGGTGGGCGCGCCCGTCGTGAAGAGGAAGGGCCACATGAGGGTCACGATCGTGAACGCGAGCAGCACGAGACCCACCGGGTCCAGCTGCAGACGCCCGGGGGTCGCGCGGCGCGTTCGCGGCAGCAGGCCGAGCACTCCGGCGATCACGAGCGCACACAGCGGCACGTTGATCCAGAAGATCCATCGCCAGCCGTCCTGCACCCCGCCGACGGCGATCATGAGGCCCCCGAATGTCGGGCCGATGGCGGTGGCGACGCCGATCGTGGCTCCGAACAGTCCGAACGCGCGTCCGCGCTCCTTGCCGACGAAGATCTGCTGAATGGTCCCCAGCACCTGTGGCATCTGGATTCCGGCGGCGAGGCCCTGCACGAGCCGGGCGGCGATCAGCACCTCGATCGTGGGTGCGAGGGCGCACACGACGCTGGTGATGAGGAACAGGCTCAGACCGACGAGGAAGAGGGCCTTGCGCGATCGCTGGTCGCCGAGGCGCCCGAAGGGCACGAGGGCGAGGCCGAACATCAGCACGTAGCCGGAGACGACGATCTGCAGCTGTGTCGACCCGGCACCCAGCGCCTTCTCGATCGAGGGCAGCGCGACGTTCACCTTGCTCAGATCGAGGATCGTCAGCGCCGCGACGGACACGCAGACCCAGAACGCGCGCCAGC
The sequence above is a segment of the Microbacterium sp. PM5 genome. Coding sequences within it:
- a CDS encoding NAD(+) synthase, with product MSENLPFESVYRHGFARVAACTIPVAIADPARNAEAVIDAARALSDDAVAVAVFPELCLTGYAIDDLVMQDAVLDAVHAAIASLVSASQQLRPLLVVGAPLRLGPRLYNCAVIIHGGRVLGVAPKSYLPTYREFYEARWYAAGTDAPASTVLVGQEVPVGTDLLFAADDVPGLVVHAEVCEDMWVPVPPSSTAALAGATVLLNLSGSPITVARADDRHLLAKSQSFRCIAAYVYAAAGLGESTNDVSWDGQTMIYESGALLAETERFPDGPRSAIADIDLDRIRQDRLRQGTFDDNRRAVAPATSPMRTVAFTVDPPASDIGLRRPLDRFPFVPDDPARLDQDCYEAFNIQVSALEQRMRAIGSPKPVIGVSGGLDSTHALLVVARAMDRMGRARSDILAYTMPGFATSDHTKSNAIALAEAIGASIETIDIRPMATELLTGIGHPFANGEPVYDVTFENVQAGARTDFLFRLANQNGGLVVGTSDLSELALGWATYGVGDQMSHYAVNAGVPKTLIQHLIRWVIAHAGDDGMSLSPAAKDVLQAVLDTEISPELVPAGQDGKVQSTEDTIGPYALHDFALFHVLRYGLRPSKIVFLAEHAWRDADAGAWPPGFPASDRYGYDRETIVRWLRVFLTRYFGFAQFKRTAIPNGPKVLASGSLSPRGDWRAPSDGNAAVWLAELDRAFPAA
- a CDS encoding SMC family ATPase, which translates into the protein MKLHRLELTGFGPFRDTQVVDFDAFDADGLFLISGRTGTGKSSILDGVSFALYGSVPRYDGGEKRLRSDHADLSDPTEVRLEFTVGARRWRVTRAPEYDRPAKRGGGLTTEPPRAELEELVEGRWVGRAAKPRTVGEALGEILGLNAQQFQQVILLAQNKFSRFLLASGEERQGLLRTLFGTRRFEQYRDELDSRRREAETALAAVDSRVRTLVEEGERLARAHDLDTREAQDGADDLADEHAGGSELAAHPDPRRADPAPAPVATRREDLARAHRRARYRVEQAEFARTATEERFAAAAAAHAAVVAAAARAQERQTLRHRLGELEARADEIARARRRLDGGRAAAVLRAPLDSLERAERAAAAAAHDADTARDRWRAGRTDASADAARAVEQLTGDLARWEIAAAQERDLVARRVEHEAAIAAIAAREHDLADIDDRRAARPAERAQIDAEIAAVSVAAARLDDLRAEHLRLREVVAAAHRADDLAAALAAAEAAYATALTDSEAASAALGALLRRRVAGVAAELAAALVPGEPCPVCGSTEHPHPSPPADEPVTDDLLVAAERARDEASVAEADARERAGLAREAIAAARIAAGGLDGAEAEERLAATSAAQAEAERAAAELAGLSQRRARAEQAAAADDERRAACVEHLATARERARAAESDISRLDAVVTAARGSFATVAARIDAVAEERDRARAVVVADAARDERARAHLDARQELDALLAASGFDDLDAARAALISDEEIEGIDIAIADHAAQLSATRSRLLELELDAGGDDPSAHDVDVSRDAVELADAARTDAISAHAGAVRTAEALQDLLQQVDRALAEVQESADEAAAVIRLADSVAGRAPNTMRMDLETFVLAAELEEIVAAANVRLAEMSSGRYTLHHSDARAARGRASGLGLDVLDAHTGRRRPPQSLSGGETFLASLALALGLGEVVTARAGGIRLDTLFVDEGFGSLDPETLELALRTLDDLRAGGRTVGVISHVEAMKEQLPAQLLVASTPEGPSVIHQDAARALGVERAR
- a CDS encoding exonuclease SbcCD subunit D C-terminal domain-containing protein, producing the protein MRILHTSDWHIGRTFHGHSTLEALSGVLETLTDQVRAHAVDVVVVAGDVFDSATPAAACYTLLSETLRALADTGAQVIVTSGNHDSAARLGFQAALLRDGIHVRTDPTAIGEPITVSDEHGPVHFYGIPFLEPALVRAVWPGVRTQADAVGRAMDLVRADHASRGGRTVAIAHCFAAGVEPTPHLERDIQQGGLDVVPLSAFDGVDYVALGHIHGRQKLAAHVRYAGAPLHYSFGEGHKPRGSWLLDLDAEGAAAAVWLELPVPRRLVTLRGPFEEILADPGSDDARDAWVSVEYTDDLPVRDPLRRLQQRFPHCAKVVHVPDVARHSDGRGYTDRVRAARSDLELFDAFLSHVRDGEGLTEREREVLRDVLEERVVVEALA
- a CDS encoding MFS transporter — protein: MTSPGTASISLNGGQRWRAFWVCVSVAALTILDLSKVNVALPSIEKALGAGSTQLQIVVSGYVLMFGLALVPFGRLGDQRSRKALFLVGLSLFLITSVVCALAPTIEVLIAARLVQGLAAGIQMPQVLGTIQQIFVGKERGRAFGLFGATIGVATAIGPTFGGLMIAVGGVQDGWRWIFWINVPLCALVIAGVLGLLPRTRRATPGRLQLDPVGLVLLAFTIVTLMWPFLFTTGAPTDDPRRWWSLVLFVVFVTAFTWWERRYAASGRSPLVPFSLFSISSFRNGTLVVTTYFTAIPAMFLLTTLFLQIGIGTEPVFAGMVSIGFAVASAITAWFGGSLVGKLGRPLVVGGLIVVLVSVVALAVVAYTVPAGVVEYAMAGVMVLAGAGAGLVVAPNQTLTLAEIPTREGGLAGSVGQLGQRVGTAVGTAIGLSLFYSTVYREKDGATDSLAVFHDAYAYGMVAVGVFLGIALLIGVIDLGARRRAAQD